One window of Theropithecus gelada isolate Dixy chromosome 4, Tgel_1.0, whole genome shotgun sequence genomic DNA carries:
- the LOC112623627 gene encoding histone H1t — translation MSETVPAASAGAVSAVMEKPLTKKRGKKPAGLTSASRKAPNLSVSKLITEALSVSQERVGMSLAALKKALAAAGYDVEKNNSRIKLSLKSLVNKGILVQTRGTGASGSFKLSKKVLPKSTRRKANKSASAKTKKLVLSRDSKSPKTAKTNKRAKKPRATAPKKAVRSGRKAKGAKGKQQQKSPVKARATKPKLTQHHKANIRKATSRK, via the coding sequence ATGTCTGAAACCGTGCCTGCAGCTTCTGCCGGTGCTGTTTCAGCCGTCATGGAGAAACCTCTAAccaagaagagagggaagaagccGGCTGGCTTGACAAGTGCAAGTCGCAAAGCACCGAACCTCTCTGTGTCCAAGTTGATCACCGAGGCCCTTTCAGTGTCACAAGAACGAGTAGGTATGTCTCTGGCTGCGCTCAAGAAGGCACTGGCCGCTGCTGGCTACGACGTGGAGAAGAATAACAGCCGCATTAAACTGTCCCTCAAGAGCTTAGTGAACAAGGGAATCCTGGTGCAAACCAGGGGTACTGGTGCCTCCGGTTCCTTTAAGCTTAGTAAGAAGGTCCTTCCTAAATCTACTAGGAGGAAGGCTAACAAGTCAGCTTCTGCCAAGACCAAGAAGCTGGTTTTATCCAGGGACTCCAAGTCACCAAAGACTGCTAAAACCAATAAGAGAGCCAAGAAACCGAGGGCGACAGCTCCTAAAAAAGCTGTTAGGAGCGGGAGAAAGGCTAAAGGAGCCAAGGGTAAGCAACAGCAGAAGAGCCCAGTGAAGGCAAGGGCCACGAAGCCAAAATTGACTCAACATCATAAAGCTAATATTAGAAAGGCCACATCTAGGAAGTAA
- the LOC112623643 gene encoding histone H4, with product MSGRGKGGKGLGKGGAKRHRKVLRDNIQGITKPAIRRLARRGGVKRISGLIYEETRGVLKVFLENVIRDAVTYTEHAKRKTVTAMDVVYALKRQGRTLYGFGG from the coding sequence ATGTCTGGTCGTGGCAAAGGCGGAAAAGGATTGGGGAAGGGTGGTGCTAAGCGCCATCGTAAGGTGCTCCGGGATAATATCCAGGGTATCACAAAGCCGGCTATTCGCCGTTTGGCTCGGCGCGGTGGCGTCAAGCGCATTTCTGGTCTCATCTATGAGGAAACTCGAGGTGTGCTGAAGGTTTTCTTAGAGAACGTTATTCGAGACGCTGTTACCTATACAGAGCACGCCAAGCGCAAAACTGTCACAGCCATGGATGTAGTATACGCTCTAAAACGTCAGGGGCGCACTCTCTATGGCTTCGGCGGCTGA